Within Deltaproteobacteria bacterium, the genomic segment TGCTCGCCGAGGGCATCGGCGAGGGCGAGGCCGGGATAGAGGTGCCCTCCCGTGCCGCCGCCGGCGATGACCACGCTGCCTCGCCGTGCCGCGCCCGGCCGGGCCGGCTGCGATGCGGCGCTCATCATCCCGCCTCGCGCGCGAGCGCGAGCAGCACGCCCACCTGGGCGAGGGCAGCGATCATCGCCGAGCCGCCGTAGGAGAGGAACGGCAAGGCCAGCCCCTTGGTGGGCAGGCAGCCGAGGACGACGCCGGCGTTCACGAGGGCCTGGAGCACCAGCGAGACCGTCACGCCGAAGGCCGCGAGGCTGGCGAAGGGGTCCGGATGGCGGAGCGCCGTGCGCAGGCCGCGCGCCGCGATCACGCCGAAGAGCCCGAGCACGACCAGCGCTCCCGCGAGCCCGAGCTCCTCGCCGATCACCGAGAAGATGAAATCGGTATGCGCCTCGGGCAGGTAGAACATCTTCTGCCGGCTCTCCCCGAGCCCGACGCCCCACAGCCGGCCCGAGCCGAAGGCGATGAACGATTGCATCAGCTGGAACCCGATGCCGCGCGGGTCGTGCCACGGGTTCAAGAAGGCGAGCAGGCGCTTCACCCGGTAGCCCGCCCCTGTCGCCTCGTAGACGACGAGCGGCAGGGCGGCGATCACCGGCACCGCCAGATGCCGCGCGCGGACGCCGCCCGCGAAGAGCATCAGGAACAGGAGGGCGGCCGCGAGCGCCGCGGTGCCGAAGTCCGGCTCGAGCAGCAGGAGGCCCGCCACGAAGCCTACCACGAGGCAGTGGGGCACGACGCCGACCACGAAGTCGTGCACGCGCTCGCCCTTCTTGCTGAGCGACCGCGCCAGGTAGAGGACGAGGGCGACCTTGGCGGCCTCGGAGGGCTGCAGGCTGAGCGGGCCGAGGTGCAGCCAGCGCCGGGCGCCGCCCCGCACGAGGCCGATGCCCGGGACGAGGACCAGGACCAGCGCCAAGACGCTCGCGCCGAGCAGCGGATACGCCGCGCGCCGATAGGTCTCCGAGGACAGTCGGGAGGCGACGACGCAGGCCGCAGTCCCGAGGGCCACGGCCAGGAGGTGGCGTCGGAAGAAGTACAGCGAGTCGCCGAGCCGCTCCCGCCCGTAGAAGTAGCTCACGTTGAACACCATCACGATGCCGAGGCCGAGGAGGGTGGCCACCGCCGCGACCAGCCAGGGGTCGCCGCGGAGTCGGCCCACGACGCGCGGCCGCTGCCCCGCGAGCGGGCCGCGAAAGACGGGGGCCTGGGGCGCCGGACGCGGCACCGTCCCCGCCCCCGTCACCCGAGGGCCTCGATCGCCGCCCGGAAGGCGCGGCCGCGGGCGGCGTAATCCGCGAACATGTCGAAGCTCGAGCAGGCGGGCGCGAGCAGCACGACGTCGCCCGGCCGGGCGTGGGCCGCCGCCGCCCGCACCGCAGCCTCGAGCGACGGGACGTCCTCGACGGCCACGTCGCGCGCGAGGAGCGCCGCGGCGATCGCGGCGCGCGCCGCGCCGAAGACCAGGGCCACGCGGACCTTGCCGGCCGCTGCATCGGCCAGCGGCGCGTAGCTGCCGCCCTTGTCGACGCCGCCTGCGAGCAGGACGACGGATTGCGCGAATGACTCGAGGCTCTTCACCGCCGCCCCGACGTTGGTCGCCTTCGAGTCGTCGAACCAGTCCACGCCACGCCGGGTCGCGACCCGCGTCATCCGATGCGGGAGCGGCTCGAAGGCGTCGATCGCCTCCTGGACCGCCCGCGGCGGCGCGCCCGCGAGCCGGGCCACGGTGAGCGCGGCCAGGACGTTCTCGAGGTTGTGGCGCCCGACGAGCCGGGTCCGCGCGAGGTCGTAGCGCTCCTCGCCGGCCTCGGGGAGCCGCAGCGCCGCGTATCCTTCACCGGCGAAGGCGCCGCACGGCACCGGCGCCGCCCCGAACGACACGAGCCGCGACCCGAGGCGCCCGGCGAGGCGCCAGACGACCGCATCGTCGCGGTTCAAGACCGCGAAGTCCTCCGCCTGCTGGCGGGCGAAGAGGCGGGCCTTGGCGGCGGCATACGACTCGAACGAGCCGTGCCGGTCGAGATGGTCCGGCGTCAGGTTGATGAGGCAGCCGACCCGCGGCCGGAAGTGCTCCACCCACTCGAGCTGGAAGCTCGACACCTCGGCGACCGCCACGTCGGCGTCGCTGCCGACGGCGGCGATCAGCGGCGTGCCGAGGTTGCCGCCGACGAAGGCCCGTCGGCCCGCCCTCGCGAGCGCGAGACCGACCAGGCTCGTGGTCGTGCTCTTGCCGTTCGTGCCGGTGATGGCGACCACGGGGCACGCCAGCAGCTCGGCCGCCATCTCGATCTCGCTCCGCACCGGAAGGCCGCGTCGCAGCGCGGCCGCGAGCACCGGCGCCTGGCGCGGCACCCCGGGGCTGGGGACGACGAGGTCCATGCCGGCGAGCAGCTCGGGCCCCTCCTCGCCGAGCCGGAGCTCGACGTCCATCCAGGTGCGGCTCTCGACCCCCAGCGCTTCGGCCGGACGCCGGTCGGCCACCCGCACCCGGACGCCACGGGCGGCGAGCACCCGCGCCACCGCCTGGCCGGTGCGCTGGAATCCCAGGACGAGCGCCTGGCGCGGGAGGGCCATCAGCGCAGCTTGAGGGTCGACAGCGCGAGGAGCGCGCAAACGATCGACACGATCCAGAAGCGGACGATGATCTGCGGCTCGGGCCAGCCCAGGAGCTCGAAATGATGGTGGATCGGGGCCATGCGGAAGATGCGCTTGCGTCTCAGCTTGTAGGAGACGACCTGTCCGATGACCGACAGCGCCTCGACCACGAACACGCCGCCCACCAGCACGAGCACGACCTCCTGGCGCGTGATCAGCGCGACGACGCCGAGGGCCGCGCCGAGCGCGAGCGAGCCGACGTCGCCCATGAACATCTGGGCCGGGTAAGCGTTGAACCAGAGGAAGCCGAGCCCCGCCGCGGCGAGCGCGCCGCAGAAGACGGCGAGCTCGCCGGCCCCCGGCACGAACGGGATCTGCAGGTACTCGGCGATCTTGGCGTGGCCGGCGGTGTAGGCGAAGACCGCGAAGGTCCCCCCCGCAATCATGACCGGGCCGATGGCGAGCCCGTCGAGGCCGTCGGTCAGGTTGACCGCGTTGGCAGCCCCGACGATGACGAGCGCGCCGAACGGCACGTACCAGAGCCCGAGATCGGGATGCACTTCCTTGAAGAACGGCATGGTGAGGTGCCCGCCGTGCTCCGACCAGGCGTAGAGCGCGCCCGCGGCCGCGCCGGCGATCCCGAACTCGGCCGCGAGCCGTAGCTTGCCCGGAATGCCGGCCGACGTCCGTCGCCGGACCTTCGCGTAGTCGTCGACGAAGCCGACGAGGCCGTGGCCGAGGGTCACGAGCACCGCCACCCACACGTACCAGTCGTGCAGGTCGGCGAGCAGCAGGGTGGCGAGCAGCAACGAGAAGATGATCAGCGTGCCGCCCATGGTCGGCGTGCCGGCCTTGACGGCATGGGCTGCCGGCCCGTCGGAGCGGATCGACTGGCCGATCTGCAGCCGGACCAGGCGCCGGATGAGGGTCGGGCCGAGCAGCAGGGACAGGGTGAGCGCCGTGAGACCGGCGAGCAGCGTCCGGAACGTGATGTAGCGAAAGACGTTGAGGGGCGGGAAGCTCGTGTGCAGCGGGTAGAGGAGCAGGTAGAGCATCACGGCCTGCGCTCCGTCTCCAGACGCCGGAGCACTTCCTCCATGGCTGCGCCGCGCGAGCCCTTGAGCAGCACGAGGTCGCCGGGCCGGCACTGGGCGCCGAGCCTGGCCGCCAGGTCGTCGTGGCTGTGCGTGACGATGATCCGGTCGGCGGGCATCCCGGCCGCCTCCGCGCCTGCCCGCACCTCCTCGGCGTGCTCGCCGAGGAGGAACAGCGCGTCGAGGTTGGCGGCGGCGGCGGTGGTCCCGAGCTCGCGATGCGCCCGCGCAGCCTCCGTGCCGAGCTCCCGCATCTCCCCGAGGACGGCGAGGCGGCGCCGGCCCCGGCTGGTCGCCAGCGTGCGCAGCGCGGCGGCCATCGATGCGGGGTTGGCGTTGTAGGCGTCGTTCAGCACGGTCACCCCCGTCGGGAGCTGGGTCACCTCCATGCGCATCCCGGGCGGCTGGAAGGCCTCGAGGCCGGCGCGCACCAGCTCGAGCTCGACCCCGAGAACGTGCGCCGCGGCGGCCGCGGCGAGGGCGTTGGTCACGTTGTGACGGCCGGGCACCG encodes:
- the ftsW gene encoding putative lipid II flippase FtsW, whose amino-acid sequence is MLELRHVRGLRRPRPRLPGGDRGPRVTGAGTVPRPAPQAPVFRGPLAGQRPRVVGRLRGDPWLVAAVATLLGLGIVMVFNVSYFYGRERLGDSLYFFRRHLLAVALGTAACVVASRLSSETYRRAAYPLLGASVLALVLVLVPGIGLVRGGARRWLHLGPLSLQPSEAAKVALVLYLARSLSKKGERVHDFVVGVVPHCLVVGFVAGLLLLEPDFGTAALAAALLFLMLFAGGVRARHLAVPVIAALPLVVYEATGAGYRVKRLLAFLNPWHDPRGIGFQLMQSFIAFGSGRLWGVGLGESRQKMFYLPEAHTDFIFSVIGEELGLAGALVVLGLFGVIAARGLRTALRHPDPFASLAAFGVTVSLVLQALVNAGVVLGCLPTKGLALPFLSYGGSAMIAALAQVGVLLALAREAG
- the murD gene encoding UDP-N-acetylmuramoyl-L-alanine--D-glutamate ligase gives rise to the protein MALPRQALVLGFQRTGQAVARVLAARGVRVRVADRRPAEALGVESRTWMDVELRLGEEGPELLAGMDLVVPSPGVPRQAPVLAAALRRGLPVRSEIEMAAELLACPVVAITGTNGKSTTTSLVGLALARAGRRAFVGGNLGTPLIAAVGSDADVAVAEVSSFQLEWVEHFRPRVGCLINLTPDHLDRHGSFESYAAAKARLFARQQAEDFAVLNRDDAVVWRLAGRLGSRLVSFGAAPVPCGAFAGEGYAALRLPEAGEERYDLARTRLVGRHNLENVLAALTVARLAGAPPRAVQEAIDAFEPLPHRMTRVATRRGVDWFDDSKATNVGAAVKSLESFAQSVVLLAGGVDKGGSYAPLADAAAGKVRVALVFGAARAAIAAALLARDVAVEDVPSLEAAVRAAAAHARPGDVVLLAPACSSFDMFADYAARGRAFRAAIEALG
- a CDS encoding phospho-N-acetylmuramoyl-pentapeptide-transferase, with amino-acid sequence MLYLLLYPLHTSFPPLNVFRYITFRTLLAGLTALTLSLLLGPTLIRRLVRLQIGQSIRSDGPAAHAVKAGTPTMGGTLIIFSLLLATLLLADLHDWYVWVAVLVTLGHGLVGFVDDYAKVRRRTSAGIPGKLRLAAEFGIAGAAAGALYAWSEHGGHLTMPFFKEVHPDLGLWYVPFGALVIVGAANAVNLTDGLDGLAIGPVMIAGGTFAVFAYTAGHAKIAEYLQIPFVPGAGELAVFCGALAAAGLGFLWFNAYPAQMFMGDVGSLALGAALGVVALITRQEVVLVLVGGVFVVEALSVIGQVVSYKLRRKRIFRMAPIHHHFELLGWPEPQIIVRFWIVSIVCALLALSTLKLR